In Acanthopagrus latus isolate v.2019 chromosome 17, fAcaLat1.1, whole genome shotgun sequence, the following are encoded in one genomic region:
- the im:7147486 gene encoding zinc finger protein 865, translating to MMLGFQGSASSSKVYRCVACSATFTGLASLLVHQASHANALSKVSTPPQPNISPHENLFASTNSSSDHPSAPTLLPESPSPSFYICDCGEEFQDFSLMLEHKRSHVSQLQLMPPLDNNRVLCGTDNAFPTQHLSFTPTVIQPDLDLSCPSTSKSPAVELTTSTDHKANLRLNDGNTIITTQGQCSLPENDNEKQLQNMSATAEQISETAENMHSKGNKKSVGNCENLPRKNDLMKLLASAYMTRFTAPQSQNQNNETVTPKQEVIPVDITPRAKTEVPPVHDLSIAQLRRLLATPSVKTKSPSISRVLESSKKKVVSLTKTFSPVVVLETRQKLKDPGINGTYGRYQCGRCRRVFQNLDKLTEHHFLHKKERIKCCRRCKQLIIGRMPLPDNHVCPQLGNKTIQLSNSFKNKLPFAPKLAPFHSLNNTRKVFFCPLCKHTYARRWNLKKHKCQGPRAAVLQQTNPSIQRMLILRSNSKSKSDADVTDGSLKSVGVGTEVTGRIKVEVTSPSSEPSGTSQLAWTRPANSFAPFYSKSSTVEQHKDASLCGMSLQQGEENSSWDATAVDDGEGNEGQWTMPLDDETEVLSSIEKAGNGIEVGKSLSVVHAETAPSSLRYFVRDGVKRYPCNRCQKTYSRQSTLRRHLRLCGFRPRGSGPVAQSDSQGATPLNANNMRPMFPCSVCGKTFNRKDNMMVHRNKCQLQQTITDVDRGTAQQSGTVTDCQTKEEDGGNWGIMSLPSVLPRRVTCECGVGFTSPRLLLEHLQKHAQESYTCPTCGETVNSWADYEVHLQIHMHPHHQLLKGLQPQRSQPLLLRFQQQRPPQQPSPSVHQPPQKQTVSKEQPPNPVKKQQRIVCTRCGNTFATRCSLRRHLSWNRCKGARATNPSTNPPKTYHCTHCNSDFPNTISLLFHQRSGACKPAIKPVRCPVCLRWFGTVDGLQKHLLTHKQSESYQCDVCQGRYPNLKSLKNHRRRIHRIMAGDTKPKTQEQLST from the coding sequence ATGATGCTGGGGTTTCAGGGCAGTGCTTCCTCCTCCAAAGTGTATCGTTGTGTGGCATGTTCAGCCACCTTCACAGGATTGGCCTCCTTGCTGGTTCATCAAGCAAGCCATGCCAATGCACTCTCCAAGGTGTCCACCCCTCCACAGCCAAACATCAGCCCACATGAAAACCTGTTTGCAAGCACGAACTCATCCAGTGATCACCCCAGTGCACCGACACTTTTGCCTGAGAGCCCTTCACCTTCCTTTTATATTTGTGATTGTGGAGAGGAATTTCAGGACTTCAGTCTGATGCTGGAGCATAAGCGATCACATGTTTCTCAACTACAGTTAATGCCACCTCTGGATAATAATAGAGTTCTCTGTGGAACAGATAACGCTTTTCCCACCCAGCATTTATCATTCACTCCAACTGTAATCCAGCCTGATTTGGACCTTAGTTGCCCCTCTACCTCAAAATCCCCAGCTGTTGAACTAACCACATCAACAGACCATAAAGCAAATCTGAGGCTAAACGATGGTAATACCATCATAACCACTCAAGGTCAGTGTTCACTTCCTGAAAATGACAATGAGAAACAACTCCAGAACATGTCAGCCACAGCAGAGCAGATATCAGAGACTGCAGAGAATATGCATTCCAAAGGCAATAAGAAGTCTGTTGGAAATTGTGAGAATTTACCAAGAAAAAATGATCTAATGAAGTTGCTGGCATCAGCGTACATGACGCGCTTTACAGCTCCTCAGTCTCAGAATCAGAACAATGAAACCGTTACCCCCAAACAAGAAGTCATCCCTGTTGACATAACACCGAGAGCAAAAACTGAGGTGCCCCCAGTCCACGATCTCTCTATTGCACAGTTGAGGCGGCTGCTTGCAACACCCAGCGTAAAGACGAAATCTCCATCCATCAGCAGAGTTCTTGAGTCCAGTAAGAAGAAGGTGGTGTCTCTGACTAAGACTTTCTCACCTGTTGTCGTTCTTGAGACCCGTCAGAAACTCAAAGATCCTGGCATTAATGGCACATATGGAAGATATCAATGTGGCCGTTGTCGAAGGGTCTTTCAGAACTTGGACAAACTGACAGAGCATCATTTCTTGCACAAAAAAGAGAGGATTAAATGTTGCCGTCGCTGCAAACAGCTCATCATTGGGCGGATGCCTTTACCTGACAATCATGTGTGCCCTCAGTTAGGAAACAAAACCATACAGCTGTCTAACTCGTTCAAGAACAAGTTACCATTTGCACCAAAACTAGCACCATTCCATAGTCTAAACAACACTagaaaagttttcttttgtcCATTGTGCAAGCACACCTATGCGCGGAGGTGGAATCTCAAAAAGCACAAGTGCCAGGGCCCTCGGGCAGCCGTCCTTCAGCAGACCAACCCTTCCATTCAGAGAATGCTAATATTGAGATCAAACAGTAAATCCAAATCAGATGCAGATGTTACGGATGGATCTCTGAAAAGTGTTGGGGTGGGAACTGAAGTTACTGGTCGAATTAAGGTCGAGGTGACCTCTCCCTCTTCAGAGCCATCTGGAACGTCACAGTTGGCTTGGACTCGTCCTGCAAATAGCTTTGCACCATTCTACTCCAAATCCTCCACCGTGGAGCAGCACAAGGATGCTTCTCTTTGTGGGATGTCGCTGCAGcaaggagaagaaaacagcagctgggATGCAACAGCAGTTGATGATGGAGAGGGTAATGAGGGGCAGTGGACGATGCCTTTGGATGATGAGACGGAGGTGCTTAGCTCGATAGAGAAAGCTGGTAACGGAATAGAGGTGGGGAAATCTCTGTCAGTCGTACATGCAGAGACTGCACCCTCTAGCCTGCGCTATTTTGTCAGAGATGGTGTAAAACGTTACCCTTGCAACAGGTGTCAGAAAACCTACAGTCGGCAATCTACTTTGAGGCGTCATCTACGATTGTGTGGGTTCAGGCCACGTGGCTCTGGGCCCGTAGCACAGAGTGACAGTCAGGGTGCCACCCCACTAAATGCCAACAACATGAGACCGATGTTTCCTTGTTCCGTCTGTGGGAAAACCTTTAACCGCAAAGATAATATGATGGTTCACAGAAACAAGTGCCAGCTGCAACAAACAATAACAGATGTGGATAGAGGAACTGCACAGCAGTCAGGCACTGTAACAGATTGTCAAACaaaggaggaggatggaggcaACTGGGGCATCATGTCATTGCCATCGGTACTGCCAAGGAGGGTGACGTGTGAGTGTGGGGTAGGATTTACATCTCCAAGGCTTCTCCTGGAGCATCTGCAGAAGCATGCCCAGGAGTCATACACATGTCCGACCTGTGGAGAGACTGTTAATTCCTGGGCAGACTACGAAGTTCACCTGCAGATCCATATGCATCCTCATCACCAGCTGCTGAAGGGACTCCAACCACAACGGTCACAACCTCTGTTGCTTCGATTCCAGCAACAGCGACCTCCGCAGCAGCCGTCTCCGTCAGTGCATCAGCCTCCACAGAAGCAAACCGTCAGCAAAGAGCAGCCTCCAAATCCagttaaaaagcagcagaggattGTGTGCACACGGTGTGGCAACACTTTCGCCACTCGCTGTTCTCTTCGAAGGCACCTGTCCTGGAATCGATGCAAAGGTGCGCGGGCTACAAACCCATCCACAAACCCGCCCAAAACATATCACTGTACCCACTGCAACTCTGACTTCCCCAACACAATCAGTCTTCTCTTTCACCAGAGAAGTGGGGCTTGCAAGCCTGCCATTAAGCCCGTACGCTGTCCTGTTTGTCTCCGCTGGTTTGGCACTGTGGACGGCTTACAGAAACATCTGCTTACTCACAAACAGTCTGAATCCTATCAGTGCGATGTGTGTCAGGGCAG